From Plasmodium brasilianum strain Bolivian I chromosome 2, whole genome shotgun sequence, one genomic window encodes:
- a CDS encoding DNA mismatch repair protein PMS1 encodes MKIHNIGEESIHNICSSQVIFTLSSVVKELVENSIDAGANEIKIKLVENGIKLIEVNDNGIGIKRVNFENVCARHATSKISEFNDIQNSLNTLGFRGEALNSLCMLSDVHITTKNDDCSDHGYLLKFDKLGKLYHEEPIARLRGTTVSCENIFKNIPIRKKDFIKNIKTQLSDLLLLMQQYAIIYYHIKFVIYNVVTIKGHTKNMNLLITNGNENIKKNFYSIYGKKNIGNLIELNIDNEEWKIRGYISDNNSGRRDKDLQFYYMNSRPVHILKNVNKIINTIYREFNSRLYPIIICNILADPKNVDVNVTPDKREIFFTFENEMCEQIKLALVKLLTPKTSNLIDTQIGDYFLKVNNIAPAKNNYAVKTENHQVLLEGQSNGNVVGMSSCARAQNGFLKEEDVCIGNSYSNGSGSDYVNGANYISGNNKYRCTHEDGASYERDEAHSAQVKILNMCDAHCTNGEVKNDRNNITFSNPDCSGNMNKDMQKKKYKDLSYQQNCAISEYAPTTVVKSDPDNYKECRNVYFPTDKEQNDFYDSSGINVKSENDSRENNVYSYSCAQIDQTIVSSEKIRQEKELSNNGEADYWSQSKRIERPNMPTQGKANNYNYNVENVHSNTDTCSYIKGGYYDDSKVYEYKLEGGDNNEMYEYKQEGGDNEGVYEYKLEGGDNEGVYEYKLEGNDNKGVYEYKLEDGNDEGVYEHKLDSGKNEGVHEHKLDRGKNEGVYEYKLKNEEEEQNNRINENGEDYSFDDLKENIRNSCIKNIPIDINMYINREKMKRGFDYDQIHVINLTNSEKIKNIIFHKMKEEVKVNNYLCLTDDKQENEYKDLFNSSLNLSESSSTRNSSDINAINNSSEDINFNNIDEKQKDLYFKSNLFDKLKICGQFNKGFVISKIDLLYFKNRNNQEEEGEFNKNYDGTDCYEEKNDKRSNYALFIIDQHAADEKSNFEKYNKVFTMKSQKLISKIDLELSPAQIHIVEKNFEIFLQNGFEVEIVEEPIHKKRKVTDITSYTEEETLMEIKVYLLSLPVFNGKILEVVDFMSLLHHLTEYPITYDKHHFELFIKNKDQPNKKTDTWFNYNFPRPQKVWRILASKACRNAIMVGKTLNITEMIKIKKKLSVLKNPWNCPHGRPTIKYVINDIDIKNCYKNYYLKLYDEITNLIITKNYEAYKYLFHNHIFFLIMSTKPLLGPVLKFH; translated from the exons ATGAAGATTCATAACATTGGTGAAGAGTCGATCCATAACATCTGCAGTAGCCAAGTTATATTTACGTTAAGTAGTGTCGTAAAAGAATTAGTGGAAAATTCGATAGATGCAGGTGcaaacgaaataaaaataaaactagtagaaaatggaataaaattaatagagGTTAATGATAATGGGATAGGAATAAAAAGagtaaattttgaaaatgttTGTGCTAGACATGCTACATCGAAAATAAGTGAATTTAATGATATACAAAATTCTTTAAATACCTTAGGATTTAGAGGGGAAGCATTAAATTCATTATGTATGTTAAGTGATGTACATATTACTACAAAAAACGATGACTGTAGTGATCATggttatttattaaaatttgatAAACTAGGAAAATTATATCATGAGGAGCCAATAGCTAGATTAAGAGGTACTACAGTTAGTtgtgaaaatatttttaaaaatatcccaataagaaaaaaagatttcataaaaaatatcaaaactCAATTATCTGATTTATTACTTTTGATGCAACAATATgctataatttattatcatataaaatttgttatttataatgtGGTTACTATTAAAGGgcatacaaaaaatatgaacttGCTAATAACAAAtggaaatgaaaatataaaaaaaaatttctattctatatatgggaaaaaaaatatcggGAATTTAATTGAACTAAATATTGATAATGAAGAATGGAAAATTAGAGGGTATATTAGTGATAACAATAGTGGAAGAAGAGATAAAGATTTACAGTTCTATTATATGAATAGTAGAcctgtacatatattaaaaaatgttaataaaattattaacactATTTATAGAGAATTTAACAGTAGATTATATcccattattatttgtaatattctGGCTGATCCAAAAAATGTAGATGTTAATGTGACACCTGATAAGAGGGAAATATTCTTTACTTTTGAAAACGAAATGTGTGAGCAAATTAAATTAGCGCTTGTTAAGTTACTTACTCCAAAAACCAGTAATCTAATTGATACACAAATTGgtgattattttttaaaagttaacAATATCGCACCCgccaaaaataattatgcaGTGAAAACGGAAAACCATCAAGTGCTTTTAGAAGGGCAATCAAATGGCAATGTTGTTGGTATGAGCAGTTGTGCAAGGGCGCAAAATGGGTTCTTAAAAGAGGAGGATGTGTGTATTGGTAATTCGTATAGTAATGGCAGTGGGAGCGATTATGTTAACGGTGCTAACTACATCAGTggtaacaataaatataggTGTACTCACGAAGATGGAGCGTCGTACGAAAGAGACGAGGCTCATAGCGCACAGGTGAAAATACTCAATATGTGCGATGCGCATTGCACAAATGGTGAAGTGAAAAATGATAGAAATAACATAACCTTTTCCAATCCTGACTGTTCAGGTAATATGAACAAAGAtatgcagaaaaaaaaatataaagatttGAGCTATCAACAGAATTGTGCTATAAGTGAATATGCTCCTACCACAGTTGTTAAAAGTGATCCAGATAATTATAAGGAATGcagaaatgtatattttccAACAGATAAGGAACAAAATGATTTTTATGATTCCTCAGGAATTAATGtaaaaagtgaaaatgaTAGCAGAGAAAATAATGTGTACTCCTATTCTTGTGCACAAATTGACCAAACCATTGTAAGTAGTGAAAAAATACGTCAAGAAAAGGAACTGTCAAACAATGGCGAAGCGGACTACTGGAGCCAATCGAAACGGATCGAGCGGCCTAATATGCCCACACAAGGTAAAGCTAACAATTACAATTACAACGTGGAAAATGTTCACAGCAACACAGACACATGCTCATATATAAAAGGTGGATATTATGACGACTCCAAGGTTTACGAGTACAAACTGGAAGGCGGTGACAACAACGAGATGTACGAGTATAAACAGGAAGGTGGTGACAACGAGGGGGTATACGAATACAAACTGGAAGGCGGTGACAACGAGGGGGTGTACGAATACAAACTGGAAGGCAATGACAATAAAGGGGTATACGAATACAAACTGGAAGATGGTAACGACGAAGGGGTATACGAACATAAACTGGATAGCGGCAAGAATGAGGGGGTGCATGAGCATAAACTGGATAGGGGAAAGAACGAGGGGGTGTACGagtacaaattaaaaaatgaagaggaagaacaaaataatagaataaatgaaaacgGTGAGGACTACTCCTTTGATGATTTAAAAGAGAATATAAGAAACAGCTGTATTAAGAACATTCCTATAGACATTAACATGTATATCAATagggaaaaaatgaagaggGGTTTTGACTATGATCAAATAcatgtaataaatttaacaaatagtgaaaaaattaagaatattatttttcataaaatgaaagaggaggtaaaagtaaataattatttatgtttaacaGATGACAAACAggaaaatgaatataaagaTTTATTTAATAGTAGTTTAAATCTAAGCGAAAGTAGTAGTACCCGCAATAGTAGTGATATTAATGCCATAAATAACAGTAGTGAAGATATTAACTTTAACAATATTGATGAAAAACAGAAGgacttatattttaaatcaaATTTGTTCgataagttaaaaatatgtggACAATTTAACAAAGGATTTGTCATATCAAAAAttgatttattatattttaaaaataggaataaCCAAGAGGAGGAGGgagaatttaataaaaattatgatggCACAGATTGTtatgaggaaaaaaatgataagagAAGTAACTAtgctttatttataatagatCAACATGCAGCTGATGAAAAATCAAactttgaaaaatataataaagtattCACAATGAAATctcaaaaattaataagtaaaattgATTTGGAATTAAGTCCTGCACAAATACATATTGTTgagaaaaattttgaaatatttttacaaaatggaTTTGAAGTTGAAATAGTTGAAGAAccaattcataaaaaaagaaaagtaacaGATATTACATCATACACGGAGGAAGAAACACTTATGGAGATAAAAgtgtatttattatcattgcCTGTATTTAATGGGAAAATATTAGAAGTAGTGGATTTTATGTCCCTGTTGCATCATTTAACAGAATATCCCATAACGTATGATAAACATCATTTCGAATTATTCATCAAAAATAAGGATCaaccaaataaaaaaacagacACATGGTTTAATTATAACTTCCCGAGACCACAAAAGGTTTGGAGGATCCTGGCATCCAA GGCCTGTCGAAACGCAATTATGGTTGGTAAGACACTAAATATCACAGAGatgataaagataaaaaaaaagttgagTGTACTGAAAAATCCGTGGAACTGCCCCCATGGCAGACCTACGATAAAGTATGTCATAAATGACattgatataaaaaactgttataaaaattactacttaaaattatacgacgaaattacaaatttaataataacgaAAAATTACGAagcatacaaatatttatttcataatcatattttttttttaattatgtctACTAAGCCATTATTGGGCCCAGTTTTAAAGtttcattaa